One segment of Salvelinus alpinus chromosome 1, SLU_Salpinus.1, whole genome shotgun sequence DNA contains the following:
- the aifm1 gene encoding apoptosis-inducing factor 1, mitochondrial isoform X6, with protein sequence MWTCKNLWKKLAPLARSSSTLCRQNARGVVLNNERRLPLVPQAHMSSGTPGSGGDNNLYYLLVGATCVGGGFYAYRTIKGDKERYQERINEIASRPNKVVPEQPITEAPGEQAAETPQAAEPATVAPAEVPAPTPVEFPSHAPYLLIGGGTASFAAARSIRARDPGARVLIITDEPDLPYMRPPLSKELWFSDDPSVVDTLRFKQWNGKERSIYFQPPSFYVSPQDLEKVENGGVAVLTGKKVVHMDVRGNKVTLSDNTEISYDKCLIATGGVPRNLQVIERAGEEVTKRTTLFRKVEDFKALDKVSRDTKSITIIGGGFLGSELACALGRRSADSDLEVIQMFPEKGNMGKVLPEYLSNWTTAKVKSEGVMVITEALVKAVSFKDGKVEIKLKDGRLVKTDHIVAAVGLEPSVELAKSAGLEVDSDFGGFRVNAELQARSNIWVAGDAACFYDIRLGRRRVEHHDHAVVSGRLAGENMTGANKPYWHQSMFWSDLGPDVGYEAIGIVDSSLPTVGVFAKATAKDTPKAATEKSGTGIRSESETEGTASSPVASSTPEPPPVPERKDNYGKGVIFYLRDKVVVGIILWNVFNRMPVARKIIKDGEEHADLNEVAKLFNIHED encoded by the exons ATGTGGACGTGTAAAAACCTGTGGAAGAAGTTAGCCCCACTCGCCAGATCCTCTTCAACTTTGTGCCGGCAAAATGCAAGGGGAGTAG TGTTGAACAATGAGAGAAGACTGCCACTGGTTCCACAGGCCCACATGTCCTCAGGAACTCCAGGGAGTGGAGGGGACAACAACTTGTACTACCTCCTAGTGGGAGCAACCTGTGTAGGGGGAGGATTTTAT GCTTACCGCACCATCAAAGGAGACAAAGAGCGATATCAGGAACGAATTAATGAAATTGCTTCCAGACCAAATAAGGTAGTGCCAGAACAACCAATCACAGAGGCCCCAG GCGAACAAGCTGCTGAAACTCCACAAG CTGCGGAACCTGCAACTGTTGCACCTGCTGAGGTCCCTGCACCTACCCCTGTAGAGTTTCCCTCACACGCCCCCTACCTCTTGATTGGCGGAGGCACGGCCTCCTTCGCTGCAGCACGCTCCATCAGGGCCAGGGACCCAGGAGCCAGG GTATTGATTATCACTGATGAACCAGACCTTCCATACATGAGGCCTCCTCTCTCCAAGGAGCTGTGGTTCTCTGATGACCCCAGTGTGGTTGACACCCTGCGCTTCAAACAGTGGAATGGCAaggagaggag TATCTACTTCCAGCCTCCCTCATTCTACGTCAGTCCTCAGGATTTGGAGAAAGTGGAGAATGGAGGAGTGGCTGTGCTCACTGGGAAAAAG GTGGTGCACATGGACGTGAGGGGCAACAAAGTGACACTGAGTGACAACACAGAGATCTCCTATGATAAGTGCTTGATTGCCACAG GTGGAGTCCCAAGGAATCTGCAAGTGATTGAGCGAGCTGGAGAAGAGGTGACAAAGCGGACTACACTGTTTAGAAAG GTTGAAGATTTCAAAGCTTTGGATAAGGTTTCCAGAGACACCAAATCCATCACCATCATTGGAGGAGGTTTCTTGGGGAGTGAGCTGGCCTGTGCCCTGGGTAGGAGAT CTGCTGATTCTGACCTGGAGGTAATCCAGATGTTCCCTGAGAAGGGCAACATGGGAAAGGTGCTGCCGGAGTATCTAAGCAACTGGACAACAGCCAAAGTCAAGAGCG AGGGAGTGATGGTCATCACAGAAGCGTTAGTAAAAGCTGTGAGCTTCAAAGATGGTAAAGTGGAGATCAAACTGAAGGATGGTCGTCTGGTGAAGACGGACCATATTGTTGCAGCTGTTGGGCTGGAGCCCAGCGTAGAGCTGGCCAAGTCAGCAGGTCTGGAGGTAGACTCTGACTTTGGGGGCTTTCGGGTCAACGCAGAACTGCAGGCTAGGTCCAATATATGGGTG GCAGGTGATGCAGCGTGCTTCTATGACATCAGACTGGGCCGCAGGCGAGTGGAGCACCATgaccatgcagtcgtgagtggcCGGCTGGCCGGAGAGAACATGACGGGAGCCAATAAGCCCTACTGGCATCAGTCCATGTTCTG GAGTGACCTGGGGCCTGATGTAGGCTATGAGGCCATTGGGATAGTAGACAGTAGCCTTCCAACGGTTGGAGTATTTGCCAAAGCCACTGCTAAGGACACCCCCAAAGCTGCCACAGAGAAGTCag GAACTGGAATCCGTTCGGAGAGTGAGACTGAGGGGACGGCCAGTAGCCCTGTAGCCTCCTCCACCCCTGAACCTCCTCCAGTACCCGAGCGGAAGGACAACTACGGGAAAGGAGTGATCTTCTATCTGCGAGACAAAGTGGTGGTGGGCATTATCCTGTGGAACGTGTTCAACAGAATGCCCGTTGCAAGGAAG ATCATCAAAGATGGAGAGGAACATGCCGATCTGAATGAAGTGGCTAAGCTCTTCAACATTCACGAGGACTGA
- the aifm1 gene encoding apoptosis-inducing factor 1, mitochondrial isoform X2 — protein MWTCKNLWKKLAPLARSSSTLCRQNARGVVLNNERRLPLVPQAHMSSGTPGSGGDNNLYYLLVGATCVGGGFYAYRTIKGDKERYQERINEIASRPNKVVPEQPITEAPGEQAAETPQEVSPEVAAVEQEDPPTTPEPEIAPEPVVEPAPEESVGTPDAGKVVESEPSVEPSPVEVTEEPPAPVVESEPTPVAESLPAETAEPQTTTETESAAEPATVAPAEVPAPTPVEFPSHAPYLLIGGGTASFAAARSIRARDPGARVLIITDEPDLPYMRPPLSKELWFSDDPSVVDTLRFKQWNGKERSIYFQPPSFYVSPQDLEKVENGGVAVLTGKKVVHMDVRGNKVTLSDNTEISYDKCLIATGGVPRNLQVIERAGEEVTKRTTLFRKVEDFKALDKVSRDTKSITIIGGGFLGSELACALGRRSADSDLEVIQMFPEKGNMGKVLPEYLSNWTTAKVKSEGVMVITEALVKAVSFKDGKVEIKLKDGRLVKTDHIVAAVGLEPSVELAKSAGLEVDSDFGGFRVNAELQARSNIWVAGDAACFYDIRLGRRRVEHHDHAVVSGRLAGENMTGANKPYWHQSMFWSDLGPDVGYEAIGIVDSSLPTVGVFAKATAKDTPKAATEKSGTGIRSESETEGTASSPVASSTPEPPPVPERKDNYGKGVIFYLRDKVVVGIILWNVFNRMPVARKIIKDGEEHADLNEVAKLFNIHED, from the exons ATGTGGACGTGTAAAAACCTGTGGAAGAAGTTAGCCCCACTCGCCAGATCCTCTTCAACTTTGTGCCGGCAAAATGCAAGGGGAGTAG TGTTGAACAATGAGAGAAGACTGCCACTGGTTCCACAGGCCCACATGTCCTCAGGAACTCCAGGGAGTGGAGGGGACAACAACTTGTACTACCTCCTAGTGGGAGCAACCTGTGTAGGGGGAGGATTTTAT GCTTACCGCACCATCAAAGGAGACAAAGAGCGATATCAGGAACGAATTAATGAAATTGCTTCCAGACCAAATAAGGTAGTGCCAGAACAACCAATCACAGAGGCCCCAG GCGAACAAGCTGCTGAAACTCCACAAG AAGTGTCCCCTGAAGTTGCTGCAGTGGAACAAGAGGAtccacccaccacaccagagcCTGAGATTG CACCTGAACCGGTGGTAGAACCAGCTCCTGAAGAATCAGTAGGGACGCCTGATGCTGGTAAAGTAGTTGAGAGTG AACCTTCAGTGGAACCGTCCCCCGTAGAGGTTACAGAAGAGCCTCCTGCTCCAGTTGTGGAGAGTG AACCAACACCAGTAGCAGAAAGCCTTCCTGCAGAAACAGCGGAGCCGCAAActacgacagagacagagagtg CTGCGGAACCTGCAACTGTTGCACCTGCTGAGGTCCCTGCACCTACCCCTGTAGAGTTTCCCTCACACGCCCCCTACCTCTTGATTGGCGGAGGCACGGCCTCCTTCGCTGCAGCACGCTCCATCAGGGCCAGGGACCCAGGAGCCAGG GTATTGATTATCACTGATGAACCAGACCTTCCATACATGAGGCCTCCTCTCTCCAAGGAGCTGTGGTTCTCTGATGACCCCAGTGTGGTTGACACCCTGCGCTTCAAACAGTGGAATGGCAaggagaggag TATCTACTTCCAGCCTCCCTCATTCTACGTCAGTCCTCAGGATTTGGAGAAAGTGGAGAATGGAGGAGTGGCTGTGCTCACTGGGAAAAAG GTGGTGCACATGGACGTGAGGGGCAACAAAGTGACACTGAGTGACAACACAGAGATCTCCTATGATAAGTGCTTGATTGCCACAG GTGGAGTCCCAAGGAATCTGCAAGTGATTGAGCGAGCTGGAGAAGAGGTGACAAAGCGGACTACACTGTTTAGAAAG GTTGAAGATTTCAAAGCTTTGGATAAGGTTTCCAGAGACACCAAATCCATCACCATCATTGGAGGAGGTTTCTTGGGGAGTGAGCTGGCCTGTGCCCTGGGTAGGAGAT CTGCTGATTCTGACCTGGAGGTAATCCAGATGTTCCCTGAGAAGGGCAACATGGGAAAGGTGCTGCCGGAGTATCTAAGCAACTGGACAACAGCCAAAGTCAAGAGCG AGGGAGTGATGGTCATCACAGAAGCGTTAGTAAAAGCTGTGAGCTTCAAAGATGGTAAAGTGGAGATCAAACTGAAGGATGGTCGTCTGGTGAAGACGGACCATATTGTTGCAGCTGTTGGGCTGGAGCCCAGCGTAGAGCTGGCCAAGTCAGCAGGTCTGGAGGTAGACTCTGACTTTGGGGGCTTTCGGGTCAACGCAGAACTGCAGGCTAGGTCCAATATATGGGTG GCAGGTGATGCAGCGTGCTTCTATGACATCAGACTGGGCCGCAGGCGAGTGGAGCACCATgaccatgcagtcgtgagtggcCGGCTGGCCGGAGAGAACATGACGGGAGCCAATAAGCCCTACTGGCATCAGTCCATGTTCTG GAGTGACCTGGGGCCTGATGTAGGCTATGAGGCCATTGGGATAGTAGACAGTAGCCTTCCAACGGTTGGAGTATTTGCCAAAGCCACTGCTAAGGACACCCCCAAAGCTGCCACAGAGAAGTCag GAACTGGAATCCGTTCGGAGAGTGAGACTGAGGGGACGGCCAGTAGCCCTGTAGCCTCCTCCACCCCTGAACCTCCTCCAGTACCCGAGCGGAAGGACAACTACGGGAAAGGAGTGATCTTCTATCTGCGAGACAAAGTGGTGGTGGGCATTATCCTGTGGAACGTGTTCAACAGAATGCCCGTTGCAAGGAAG ATCATCAAAGATGGAGAGGAACATGCCGATCTGAATGAAGTGGCTAAGCTCTTCAACATTCACGAGGACTGA
- the aifm1 gene encoding apoptosis-inducing factor 1, mitochondrial isoform X1, whose amino-acid sequence MWTCKNLWKKLAPLARSSSTLCRQNARGVVLNNERRLPLVPQAHMSSGTPGSGGDNNLYYLLVGATCVGGGFYAYRTIKGDKERYQERINEIASRPNKVVPEQPITEAPGEQAAETPQEIAHVTEDAPAETPEVTPIVEEVSPEVAAVEQEDPPTTPEPEIAPEPVVEPAPEESVGTPDAGKVVESEPSVEPSPVEVTEEPPAPVVESEPTPVAESLPAETAEPQTTTETESAAEPATVAPAEVPAPTPVEFPSHAPYLLIGGGTASFAAARSIRARDPGARVLIITDEPDLPYMRPPLSKELWFSDDPSVVDTLRFKQWNGKERSIYFQPPSFYVSPQDLEKVENGGVAVLTGKKVVHMDVRGNKVTLSDNTEISYDKCLIATGGVPRNLQVIERAGEEVTKRTTLFRKVEDFKALDKVSRDTKSITIIGGGFLGSELACALGRRSADSDLEVIQMFPEKGNMGKVLPEYLSNWTTAKVKSEGVMVITEALVKAVSFKDGKVEIKLKDGRLVKTDHIVAAVGLEPSVELAKSAGLEVDSDFGGFRVNAELQARSNIWVAGDAACFYDIRLGRRRVEHHDHAVVSGRLAGENMTGANKPYWHQSMFWSDLGPDVGYEAIGIVDSSLPTVGVFAKATAKDTPKAATEKSGTGIRSESETEGTASSPVASSTPEPPPVPERKDNYGKGVIFYLRDKVVVGIILWNVFNRMPVARKIIKDGEEHADLNEVAKLFNIHED is encoded by the exons ATGTGGACGTGTAAAAACCTGTGGAAGAAGTTAGCCCCACTCGCCAGATCCTCTTCAACTTTGTGCCGGCAAAATGCAAGGGGAGTAG TGTTGAACAATGAGAGAAGACTGCCACTGGTTCCACAGGCCCACATGTCCTCAGGAACTCCAGGGAGTGGAGGGGACAACAACTTGTACTACCTCCTAGTGGGAGCAACCTGTGTAGGGGGAGGATTTTAT GCTTACCGCACCATCAAAGGAGACAAAGAGCGATATCAGGAACGAATTAATGAAATTGCTTCCAGACCAAATAAGGTAGTGCCAGAACAACCAATCACAGAGGCCCCAG GCGAACAAGCTGCTGAAACTCCACAAG AGATTGCACATGTTACGGAAGATGCTCCTGCGGAAACTCCGGAAGTAACCCCTATTGTCGAAG AAGTGTCCCCTGAAGTTGCTGCAGTGGAACAAGAGGAtccacccaccacaccagagcCTGAGATTG CACCTGAACCGGTGGTAGAACCAGCTCCTGAAGAATCAGTAGGGACGCCTGATGCTGGTAAAGTAGTTGAGAGTG AACCTTCAGTGGAACCGTCCCCCGTAGAGGTTACAGAAGAGCCTCCTGCTCCAGTTGTGGAGAGTG AACCAACACCAGTAGCAGAAAGCCTTCCTGCAGAAACAGCGGAGCCGCAAActacgacagagacagagagtg CTGCGGAACCTGCAACTGTTGCACCTGCTGAGGTCCCTGCACCTACCCCTGTAGAGTTTCCCTCACACGCCCCCTACCTCTTGATTGGCGGAGGCACGGCCTCCTTCGCTGCAGCACGCTCCATCAGGGCCAGGGACCCAGGAGCCAGG GTATTGATTATCACTGATGAACCAGACCTTCCATACATGAGGCCTCCTCTCTCCAAGGAGCTGTGGTTCTCTGATGACCCCAGTGTGGTTGACACCCTGCGCTTCAAACAGTGGAATGGCAaggagaggag TATCTACTTCCAGCCTCCCTCATTCTACGTCAGTCCTCAGGATTTGGAGAAAGTGGAGAATGGAGGAGTGGCTGTGCTCACTGGGAAAAAG GTGGTGCACATGGACGTGAGGGGCAACAAAGTGACACTGAGTGACAACACAGAGATCTCCTATGATAAGTGCTTGATTGCCACAG GTGGAGTCCCAAGGAATCTGCAAGTGATTGAGCGAGCTGGAGAAGAGGTGACAAAGCGGACTACACTGTTTAGAAAG GTTGAAGATTTCAAAGCTTTGGATAAGGTTTCCAGAGACACCAAATCCATCACCATCATTGGAGGAGGTTTCTTGGGGAGTGAGCTGGCCTGTGCCCTGGGTAGGAGAT CTGCTGATTCTGACCTGGAGGTAATCCAGATGTTCCCTGAGAAGGGCAACATGGGAAAGGTGCTGCCGGAGTATCTAAGCAACTGGACAACAGCCAAAGTCAAGAGCG AGGGAGTGATGGTCATCACAGAAGCGTTAGTAAAAGCTGTGAGCTTCAAAGATGGTAAAGTGGAGATCAAACTGAAGGATGGTCGTCTGGTGAAGACGGACCATATTGTTGCAGCTGTTGGGCTGGAGCCCAGCGTAGAGCTGGCCAAGTCAGCAGGTCTGGAGGTAGACTCTGACTTTGGGGGCTTTCGGGTCAACGCAGAACTGCAGGCTAGGTCCAATATATGGGTG GCAGGTGATGCAGCGTGCTTCTATGACATCAGACTGGGCCGCAGGCGAGTGGAGCACCATgaccatgcagtcgtgagtggcCGGCTGGCCGGAGAGAACATGACGGGAGCCAATAAGCCCTACTGGCATCAGTCCATGTTCTG GAGTGACCTGGGGCCTGATGTAGGCTATGAGGCCATTGGGATAGTAGACAGTAGCCTTCCAACGGTTGGAGTATTTGCCAAAGCCACTGCTAAGGACACCCCCAAAGCTGCCACAGAGAAGTCag GAACTGGAATCCGTTCGGAGAGTGAGACTGAGGGGACGGCCAGTAGCCCTGTAGCCTCCTCCACCCCTGAACCTCCTCCAGTACCCGAGCGGAAGGACAACTACGGGAAAGGAGTGATCTTCTATCTGCGAGACAAAGTGGTGGTGGGCATTATCCTGTGGAACGTGTTCAACAGAATGCCCGTTGCAAGGAAG ATCATCAAAGATGGAGAGGAACATGCCGATCTGAATGAAGTGGCTAAGCTCTTCAACATTCACGAGGACTGA
- the aifm1 gene encoding apoptosis-inducing factor 1, mitochondrial isoform X3, producing MWTCKNLWKKLAPLARSSSTLCRQNARGVVLNNERRLPLVPQAHMSSGTPGSGGDNNLYYLLVGATCVGGGFYAYRTIKGDKERYQERINEIASRPNKVVPEQPITEAPGEQAAETPQAPEPVVEPAPEESVGTPDAGKVVESEPSVEPSPVEVTEEPPAPVVESEPTPVAESLPAETAEPQTTTETESAAEPATVAPAEVPAPTPVEFPSHAPYLLIGGGTASFAAARSIRARDPGARVLIITDEPDLPYMRPPLSKELWFSDDPSVVDTLRFKQWNGKERSIYFQPPSFYVSPQDLEKVENGGVAVLTGKKVVHMDVRGNKVTLSDNTEISYDKCLIATGGVPRNLQVIERAGEEVTKRTTLFRKVEDFKALDKVSRDTKSITIIGGGFLGSELACALGRRSADSDLEVIQMFPEKGNMGKVLPEYLSNWTTAKVKSEGVMVITEALVKAVSFKDGKVEIKLKDGRLVKTDHIVAAVGLEPSVELAKSAGLEVDSDFGGFRVNAELQARSNIWVAGDAACFYDIRLGRRRVEHHDHAVVSGRLAGENMTGANKPYWHQSMFWSDLGPDVGYEAIGIVDSSLPTVGVFAKATAKDTPKAATEKSGTGIRSESETEGTASSPVASSTPEPPPVPERKDNYGKGVIFYLRDKVVVGIILWNVFNRMPVARKIIKDGEEHADLNEVAKLFNIHED from the exons ATGTGGACGTGTAAAAACCTGTGGAAGAAGTTAGCCCCACTCGCCAGATCCTCTTCAACTTTGTGCCGGCAAAATGCAAGGGGAGTAG TGTTGAACAATGAGAGAAGACTGCCACTGGTTCCACAGGCCCACATGTCCTCAGGAACTCCAGGGAGTGGAGGGGACAACAACTTGTACTACCTCCTAGTGGGAGCAACCTGTGTAGGGGGAGGATTTTAT GCTTACCGCACCATCAAAGGAGACAAAGAGCGATATCAGGAACGAATTAATGAAATTGCTTCCAGACCAAATAAGGTAGTGCCAGAACAACCAATCACAGAGGCCCCAG GCGAACAAGCTGCTGAAACTCCACAAG CACCTGAACCGGTGGTAGAACCAGCTCCTGAAGAATCAGTAGGGACGCCTGATGCTGGTAAAGTAGTTGAGAGTG AACCTTCAGTGGAACCGTCCCCCGTAGAGGTTACAGAAGAGCCTCCTGCTCCAGTTGTGGAGAGTG AACCAACACCAGTAGCAGAAAGCCTTCCTGCAGAAACAGCGGAGCCGCAAActacgacagagacagagagtg CTGCGGAACCTGCAACTGTTGCACCTGCTGAGGTCCCTGCACCTACCCCTGTAGAGTTTCCCTCACACGCCCCCTACCTCTTGATTGGCGGAGGCACGGCCTCCTTCGCTGCAGCACGCTCCATCAGGGCCAGGGACCCAGGAGCCAGG GTATTGATTATCACTGATGAACCAGACCTTCCATACATGAGGCCTCCTCTCTCCAAGGAGCTGTGGTTCTCTGATGACCCCAGTGTGGTTGACACCCTGCGCTTCAAACAGTGGAATGGCAaggagaggag TATCTACTTCCAGCCTCCCTCATTCTACGTCAGTCCTCAGGATTTGGAGAAAGTGGAGAATGGAGGAGTGGCTGTGCTCACTGGGAAAAAG GTGGTGCACATGGACGTGAGGGGCAACAAAGTGACACTGAGTGACAACACAGAGATCTCCTATGATAAGTGCTTGATTGCCACAG GTGGAGTCCCAAGGAATCTGCAAGTGATTGAGCGAGCTGGAGAAGAGGTGACAAAGCGGACTACACTGTTTAGAAAG GTTGAAGATTTCAAAGCTTTGGATAAGGTTTCCAGAGACACCAAATCCATCACCATCATTGGAGGAGGTTTCTTGGGGAGTGAGCTGGCCTGTGCCCTGGGTAGGAGAT CTGCTGATTCTGACCTGGAGGTAATCCAGATGTTCCCTGAGAAGGGCAACATGGGAAAGGTGCTGCCGGAGTATCTAAGCAACTGGACAACAGCCAAAGTCAAGAGCG AGGGAGTGATGGTCATCACAGAAGCGTTAGTAAAAGCTGTGAGCTTCAAAGATGGTAAAGTGGAGATCAAACTGAAGGATGGTCGTCTGGTGAAGACGGACCATATTGTTGCAGCTGTTGGGCTGGAGCCCAGCGTAGAGCTGGCCAAGTCAGCAGGTCTGGAGGTAGACTCTGACTTTGGGGGCTTTCGGGTCAACGCAGAACTGCAGGCTAGGTCCAATATATGGGTG GCAGGTGATGCAGCGTGCTTCTATGACATCAGACTGGGCCGCAGGCGAGTGGAGCACCATgaccatgcagtcgtgagtggcCGGCTGGCCGGAGAGAACATGACGGGAGCCAATAAGCCCTACTGGCATCAGTCCATGTTCTG GAGTGACCTGGGGCCTGATGTAGGCTATGAGGCCATTGGGATAGTAGACAGTAGCCTTCCAACGGTTGGAGTATTTGCCAAAGCCACTGCTAAGGACACCCCCAAAGCTGCCACAGAGAAGTCag GAACTGGAATCCGTTCGGAGAGTGAGACTGAGGGGACGGCCAGTAGCCCTGTAGCCTCCTCCACCCCTGAACCTCCTCCAGTACCCGAGCGGAAGGACAACTACGGGAAAGGAGTGATCTTCTATCTGCGAGACAAAGTGGTGGTGGGCATTATCCTGTGGAACGTGTTCAACAGAATGCCCGTTGCAAGGAAG ATCATCAAAGATGGAGAGGAACATGCCGATCTGAATGAAGTGGCTAAGCTCTTCAACATTCACGAGGACTGA
- the aifm1 gene encoding apoptosis-inducing factor 1, mitochondrial isoform X4, with protein MWTCKNLWKKLAPLARSSSTLCRQNARGVVLNNERRLPLVPQAHMSSGTPGSGGDNNLYYLLVGATCVGGGFYAYRTIKGDKERYQERINEIASRPNKVVPEQPITEAPGEQAAETPQEPSVEPSPVEVTEEPPAPVVESEPTPVAESLPAETAEPQTTTETESAAEPATVAPAEVPAPTPVEFPSHAPYLLIGGGTASFAAARSIRARDPGARVLIITDEPDLPYMRPPLSKELWFSDDPSVVDTLRFKQWNGKERSIYFQPPSFYVSPQDLEKVENGGVAVLTGKKVVHMDVRGNKVTLSDNTEISYDKCLIATGGVPRNLQVIERAGEEVTKRTTLFRKVEDFKALDKVSRDTKSITIIGGGFLGSELACALGRRSADSDLEVIQMFPEKGNMGKVLPEYLSNWTTAKVKSEGVMVITEALVKAVSFKDGKVEIKLKDGRLVKTDHIVAAVGLEPSVELAKSAGLEVDSDFGGFRVNAELQARSNIWVAGDAACFYDIRLGRRRVEHHDHAVVSGRLAGENMTGANKPYWHQSMFWSDLGPDVGYEAIGIVDSSLPTVGVFAKATAKDTPKAATEKSGTGIRSESETEGTASSPVASSTPEPPPVPERKDNYGKGVIFYLRDKVVVGIILWNVFNRMPVARKIIKDGEEHADLNEVAKLFNIHED; from the exons ATGTGGACGTGTAAAAACCTGTGGAAGAAGTTAGCCCCACTCGCCAGATCCTCTTCAACTTTGTGCCGGCAAAATGCAAGGGGAGTAG TGTTGAACAATGAGAGAAGACTGCCACTGGTTCCACAGGCCCACATGTCCTCAGGAACTCCAGGGAGTGGAGGGGACAACAACTTGTACTACCTCCTAGTGGGAGCAACCTGTGTAGGGGGAGGATTTTAT GCTTACCGCACCATCAAAGGAGACAAAGAGCGATATCAGGAACGAATTAATGAAATTGCTTCCAGACCAAATAAGGTAGTGCCAGAACAACCAATCACAGAGGCCCCAG GCGAACAAGCTGCTGAAACTCCACAAG AACCTTCAGTGGAACCGTCCCCCGTAGAGGTTACAGAAGAGCCTCCTGCTCCAGTTGTGGAGAGTG AACCAACACCAGTAGCAGAAAGCCTTCCTGCAGAAACAGCGGAGCCGCAAActacgacagagacagagagtg CTGCGGAACCTGCAACTGTTGCACCTGCTGAGGTCCCTGCACCTACCCCTGTAGAGTTTCCCTCACACGCCCCCTACCTCTTGATTGGCGGAGGCACGGCCTCCTTCGCTGCAGCACGCTCCATCAGGGCCAGGGACCCAGGAGCCAGG GTATTGATTATCACTGATGAACCAGACCTTCCATACATGAGGCCTCCTCTCTCCAAGGAGCTGTGGTTCTCTGATGACCCCAGTGTGGTTGACACCCTGCGCTTCAAACAGTGGAATGGCAaggagaggag TATCTACTTCCAGCCTCCCTCATTCTACGTCAGTCCTCAGGATTTGGAGAAAGTGGAGAATGGAGGAGTGGCTGTGCTCACTGGGAAAAAG GTGGTGCACATGGACGTGAGGGGCAACAAAGTGACACTGAGTGACAACACAGAGATCTCCTATGATAAGTGCTTGATTGCCACAG GTGGAGTCCCAAGGAATCTGCAAGTGATTGAGCGAGCTGGAGAAGAGGTGACAAAGCGGACTACACTGTTTAGAAAG GTTGAAGATTTCAAAGCTTTGGATAAGGTTTCCAGAGACACCAAATCCATCACCATCATTGGAGGAGGTTTCTTGGGGAGTGAGCTGGCCTGTGCCCTGGGTAGGAGAT CTGCTGATTCTGACCTGGAGGTAATCCAGATGTTCCCTGAGAAGGGCAACATGGGAAAGGTGCTGCCGGAGTATCTAAGCAACTGGACAACAGCCAAAGTCAAGAGCG AGGGAGTGATGGTCATCACAGAAGCGTTAGTAAAAGCTGTGAGCTTCAAAGATGGTAAAGTGGAGATCAAACTGAAGGATGGTCGTCTGGTGAAGACGGACCATATTGTTGCAGCTGTTGGGCTGGAGCCCAGCGTAGAGCTGGCCAAGTCAGCAGGTCTGGAGGTAGACTCTGACTTTGGGGGCTTTCGGGTCAACGCAGAACTGCAGGCTAGGTCCAATATATGGGTG GCAGGTGATGCAGCGTGCTTCTATGACATCAGACTGGGCCGCAGGCGAGTGGAGCACCATgaccatgcagtcgtgagtggcCGGCTGGCCGGAGAGAACATGACGGGAGCCAATAAGCCCTACTGGCATCAGTCCATGTTCTG GAGTGACCTGGGGCCTGATGTAGGCTATGAGGCCATTGGGATAGTAGACAGTAGCCTTCCAACGGTTGGAGTATTTGCCAAAGCCACTGCTAAGGACACCCCCAAAGCTGCCACAGAGAAGTCag GAACTGGAATCCGTTCGGAGAGTGAGACTGAGGGGACGGCCAGTAGCCCTGTAGCCTCCTCCACCCCTGAACCTCCTCCAGTACCCGAGCGGAAGGACAACTACGGGAAAGGAGTGATCTTCTATCTGCGAGACAAAGTGGTGGTGGGCATTATCCTGTGGAACGTGTTCAACAGAATGCCCGTTGCAAGGAAG ATCATCAAAGATGGAGAGGAACATGCCGATCTGAATGAAGTGGCTAAGCTCTTCAACATTCACGAGGACTGA